TTCGGTCCATATTCGAGGATTTCCCGATTTTTTCTGGCATCAATCGGTGTGTTGAAGCGAAGATCCCGCTCAAGGGAGTGGTAGGCCGTTTCACGGTTGATGTCCTTTCTTTCAAAGCACCTGTAGTTTCGATTCATTTTAATGAACCGCGTTCCGTGATATTTTTGAATTTTGACAAAACGATAATCTTCCGCACCATAGTGCCCAGAAAATTCCTCATCGTATCCGTAAAATCTTAAAAACCGGGCCCTGGATATCAAGAAAATATTCGGGTGGGGATGGGGTCTGGCGCCCTGCCGAAAGATGCGGTAACAATGCCGGCCGCATTCACCGCGTTGAACCATATACCGAAGTGTTTCTTCCGGAAATTCATGATCCAGATCCGTTATCAGGACTTTATCGGACGGTGCGTAGATAACCCCCAGGTTTCGGGCCCCTGCTTGATTCCAAGGGATATCGTCCGTGATTTTCAGCCAGAGAAGATTCAGATTCAGATCCGGAATGTCGTAAGTTAATGGCGAACCATCGTCCACGATGACAAACTGAATGAGGTCCAGCAGGGCCGGTGAGTAGGTTTCATATCGTTTTAATAAGTCCATCACGGAGGTGGCATCGGTTTGATTCAGGTAAAAATGAGTGACATAGGTCAGCCGGATATGGGATTTGTCGGCTGCAAGGCGATGCGTTGCAGCAATCGTTTTTTTTTGTTTTTGAGCGGTAGCAAGAAGTTGCATAGAGCCCTGTTGATGATCGTTGGTCCGGGCATTATGCGCCCGGTTGAAATAACCCGTTGAAAGAAGCAAGCCAAGCCTGCACCGAATAGTTTTCCGTTACGTGGTGATAGCCGTTATTTCCCAATGCCGAGCGCTTTTCTCGATTTTCTATTAATTGACTCAAACAGGCGGTCCACTCATCGTCGGAATCAGCCAGCAGGCCGGTTTTTCCGTGAAGGATAATTTCAGAATTCACCCCGACGGGCGAAGCGACGGCGGCAATCCCCAAACTTAGATACTGTATCAATTTAAACCCGCATTTGCCCCGAGTCCACGGGTTGTCCGGAAGCGGCATGACACCGATATCAAAGGCGGCGCAATTGGCCACCTGTTTTGCGTGGGTCCATTCGATCGGCTGAAAATTAAACTGCTTATATTCCGGTGATGAAAAGGTCTTTTCAACATCATTGCACACCACTGTGAATTTTACCCGGGGGAAATTCCGGCTGATATTTTTCCATAGGGGCAATTTATCGATC
This Desulfobacterales bacterium DNA region includes the following protein-coding sequences:
- a CDS encoding glycosyltransferase; the protein is MQLLATAQKQKKTIAATHRLAADKSHIRLTYVTHFYLNQTDATSVMDLLKRYETYSPALLDLIQFVIVDDGSPLTYDIPDLNLNLLWLKITDDIPWNQAGARNLGVIYAPSDKVLITDLDHEFPEETLRYMVQRGECGRHCYRIFRQGARPHPHPNIFLISRARFLRFYGYDEEFSGHYGAEDYRFVKIQKYHGTRFIKMNRNYRCFERKDINRETAYHSLERDLRFNTPIDARKNREILEYGPNAGHSRLFLNFSWRVCHTYHRQGTGVRKKRPLWKHFWHWRWVFGYK